DNA sequence from the Marmota flaviventris isolate mMarFla1 chromosome 15, mMarFla1.hap1, whole genome shotgun sequence genome:
AACATTCTCTTTGTCACAAATTCTAGGCAATGGAATGTTGGAACATTTGGGAATGTATGGAGCTAGTCATGTTGAATATTCTGTTGAATAAACCAATGATTttcatcaccattttttttttcaggtgtgaGCCCTCGTTTATTACTTGTTTACAAGAACTGTACTTGGAATTGCACATTTGTGTATGCTGCTGAACAGCCTCCGGAAACTCCAAGAAGAGTGCTCCCTAATCAATTCTATTTTGCTAATTGTTGTGGTGGTATGTCTTGCAACTCTGGAGGACCTACCAATGTAGAAAGAGATTTTTTACCTCCACAGATAATTGAGGAGGACTTTGTAGCAGAGTCTGCATATTTGGGGAAACCAAAATTCTTCCTGAGCTTTGCTTCCATCATCGTCAGTAATACACTGACTTGAGATGGCCTCTTGGAGTCCATTCATCTTCCCCTGTTGCTCAGAATGCTGCTGTTCTCTCTTGGAGACGCTGATGTGTCAGGCCTCCCGTCGGCCCCTTCATGCCTTGTTGtaagagcaaaataaaggaaaatgctgTTGGTTGGAAACGTACCTGAATGCTGGTTTCCCTGCATGTCCTCAGGTTCTGCAGTGAGGCTGCTGCTCTTTTCTGCCTCCCTGCAAATTCAGGAATTCCTCTGTGTTTCATCAGGTGAGCTGCTTTTGTTCCTCTAGGCACTTCTTATGCTCCGTAACTTTAGTGAGATGTAATCACACACCATGCAACCCACCAATTCTGTGTAGAATTGAGGAATGTTTTGTACATTCACAGATTCATCAGTCATTACCACAGTCCAGTTTGGCACACTTATGTGACCTCAAAAATAAACcctgaagctgggtgcagtggcactcacctgtaatcccagtaattcggaaggctgaggcaggaggattgcaagttaaaagctagcctcagcaacggGGAGGCACTTTAACAactcactgagactctgtctctaaataaaatacaaaataggactggggatgtgcctcagtggtcgagtgctcctgagttcaatccctgctttctcctcccccgccaaaaaataaataaaccccagACCCCATTACCCACCCACCCAGGCCACCACTGCTGCCTGTTTTCTCTCTATGGATTTCCAATCCTGACACGTGCTAGGAATGGAGTTATACgatgtgtgattttttttgtcaCTGACCTCTTCTCCgtagcataatgttttcagggTTCACCCATGTAGATGtgttagttctttatttttatgcccAAATCATGTTTAATTGGATGAATGCCACACATATTTTGTGAATTCcttcatcagctgatggacactGGAGTTTTCGAACCTCTGAAAAGTGTAATGCTGCCATTAACAGCTGTGGTAGCTTTCTGGTGTGACTCACCTTCAGGCTTCTGGATAGGCCTTGTTACCTTTTTGAATGTAGCCTTTATGTTGGGCGTGAAGTGTCATCTCctggtttcaatttgcatttctcacatcactaatgatattgagcatcttttcaggtGCTTACTGTTCATTGCCTGTCCTCAGGAGAGGAATTCTGTGTAAACCCTTTGCCATTTAACCACGTGATTCTCTTACACCTGCATTGTAGGAGTAGTTTCTCCATCCATCATAGTGATCCCTCACCAGGTATGTAATTTGCAAAGACTGCACCATTGTAGGTTGTCTTTTCAACTTACTGAATGTCCTCTGAAGCCCATATGCTTTCAAATTTTGTGAAGTGTAtgtcatctatttttttctgttgctgctCATATTCTTTGCCAAATGCAAGGTCATGAAGGATCACCTCTGTTTCCTTTTAAGGCCTTCGCAGTGCCAACTCATAGTTAGGGTTTTGATCTATCATGAGTTAATTTTCATATATGCCTGAAGTAAGGTTCCCATGGCATTCTTTTCCATGTAGTTTTACAGTTGTTCTAATGGTATTTGTTGAAATCCTATTCTATTCCCATTGCCCCTATGTATGGTCTCGACACCTTTGTTCAAAATTCATTGTCTGGAGATAAACAGTGGTTCCCTCTGGACTTCTGGTTCTGTCTGCACACCAGTCTCACAGCATCTTGATTATCATTGCCTTGTAtgaagttttgaaatcaggaaatgtgagtcttcttgctttgttctttttcaagattatgtTGGCAGTTAGGGGTCCCTTGAAATTCCATCTGCATTCTAGAACCAGCTTGCTGATTTCTAAAAAATCCTCCTGAGGTTCAGACAGGGGTTGTGTTGAAACTGCAGAAAGACTAAAGCACTTTCCAGGAGGTGATACTGAGCCTTCTGACCTGTGAACACAGATTCGAAAGCTTCAATTTGCTTCAACAAGGAGAGCAAATTCCATAGTTCGCGTAGACCAAGTTTTGAACTTCCTTTGTTAAATTATTCCTTAATAATTGAGTCTCCTTGGTACTCTCATCAAAGGGAAGTGTGTTCTTGCTTTTATTTGAGACCCCTCACTGCAGGCGTAGAGGAGTataaatgtctggggatgtaccCTGAAATCTTGCTGAGCACATTCTTCAGATAGGCCCCTTCTCAGTGTTTTCATAGCAAACTCTGTGTACAGGACCAGGTGGTCTGTGAATAGAGACAGTGTTACTTCTTTTTGCTTCTGAATGACTGTTGCTGCTTTTTCTTGCCTGCTTGCCCTGGCTGGAAGCCCTGGTGCACTGTGGAATAACAGAGATGGGAGCAGGTGCCCATGCTCCTGATCTTGGGAGGAAGGAAGCCAGTCTTTCACCACAAAGGGTGAGGTTGGCTATGGACTTTGAGGTGCTTTATCTGGTTGAAGAAGTTCCCATCTATTTGTAGCATGAGATGGCCTTAGATTCATCCCATTCTGTATCTGCTTCTATTGAGATGGTCATGTGATTTTTGGTTTTTCATCTCCTGATAGCATAGATTATAATAATTGAATATTTGGTGTTAAACCAACTGTTTATTCCTGAGGTAAATCCCACTTGCCCCTGGCATGTAATTCCTTTGATATATTGGATTCCATTTGCTGGAGTGGTCTTGTGTTTTATGGGAGGAAGCCAATAGAGAAGGCCAGACCTTGTAGCGTGGCAGGTAGCACAGCAGGGAAAAGGCACGGGGCCAGGGGAGGACCTCCCCATCCTGGCCTGCTGTGGAGACAGAGCCTCCTGGAGGAAAGTCTTCTAGCTGCTGCCCTTGAGGAGGAGCATGCATTCCCCACACTCCTCTCCAGTCAGTCTGTCACTGTCCTCCACAGCCTGACAGCACCTGTGCCCTGCCTCCTGGTTGCTGCCTTGGTTTATCAAGTGTCCTTCTTTGCCATTGACACACCCCCTCTCATCGACGCTTGGGCTGCCCCTACGAGGACTCCATAATTTCTTGCCCTCCTCACTTGGCACTGCCTTCTTTCCTAGCATGGCTGCAGACACCACAGCCTACCTGGCAGCGTTCCACCTTCCTTCAGTCTGTGATACTGCACGGCCTGTCTGGCCTCTGCAGCCTCCAGCAGAGTTAAAGAGAAAGCTGCAGTTGAGGGTCACCTGCAGCAAAATCACTGGTGGGGGCTggataaaatggttaaaatgccaGATTTCCAGGATCCCCACTCTGGTCCTTCTGTTGTGTCTCCTCTGGGTTGAGCCTGGTCTTGTGCATTTTTACCAACTCCCCCATTCAATAATTCTTCCCCCACAGCTTCAGTAGCACTGGGGTGAAAGGTGGCCCACGACAGTGCATTAAGGGCTGAGCATCTGTTATATGCTTCCTGGCAGGGAGCCATGCACCTGCACTGGTGGAGgataggggaaggggaaggagctACTGGGAGGAGTTGCCAGGGCAGTGCTAGACCTGGGTGGAGCCTGGAGCAACAAAGGTTCAGAGGAGTAAAGGTGCCCTCTGTCCCTGCACAGGCCCCACCACCTCCTGAGGCAGCCAGATCTAGTGAGGAGGGGTGTAGGCCACAGGCAGCAGCTGGTATCTGAACTGACAGCTGTTTGTGGTAGTGTGGAATCACACATTTGCTGCTTCCAGAGACACTGAGGGTTACCCAAGTCACCATCTGGGAGTCGGGCCAAGCCAAGTTCATGGTTCAGTGAGTCGGAGGTTGGAGAGGCACAAGGTGCTCCCCATGGGTCCAGAGTTCTTGCAGAGTGCTCTAAGGATGGCATGAAACAGCAGCACCCAAAAGTACATGACCCTGCAGCCCAGGGACATAATGTGATTGTACCCACACAGGGAACTGGAGCCATCAAGGCAAAGGCAGGTTCACAAAGAGCCATGGCCCTCTTCTATGGTGGTCCTGCTCACTGTTGGGTGGCTCTGACCACAGAACCTGCTGAAGACTTCCCCCAGGTCCTTGTGGGTCAGGGGCTTGACAAAAACTACTGAATCCTGGCCCTCCCCTGCTGAGACCCACAGGGCCTTCCCCTTTGGCTCCAGAACCTGCACCTGGGCTCCACCTGGACAGCCCACCCAGCCCACACCACTCCCCAGTGCTGCAGGGCCTGCTCTCCCGACCTTCCTTGGGAAGCCTCCTCCCTCCAGACTCCCCTGGTGGCTGCCTGCAGATCCTGCTGAAATTGGCCTCCCCAGCAGACTCACCCCCTCAGCCCCAGGGGTCCTGTCTACAGGGATAAGCCAAGAACCAGGCAGGCATCAGATTCCCACCGTGTGTGCACCCCATGACAGGGGCTCTGCTGGGCATCCTAGATCCTGTGTGGTTCTGGGAGTGCCTCCTCTTGGGTCCACGAAGCCCTGAGTTCACACAGCTGGCTGGGCCTCAGAATAAAGCAGAACCCCTTGCTCCAGGTCAACCTCAGGCACAGGGGCAGTTCAGTCCCTGCCTGCACCTGGTTGGGGTTCTGGGGGCAGGTCCGTCCTGCATGTATGTGCCCAGAGCCCCACTCCGCAGGGCAAGCGGGAGCCACTGCTGAAGTCCTCTGCCCTGGCCGAGCTGGTCCCAGGGAGCTGGAGGAAAGATGAGAGGCAGTGCTGATGCAGGTGGGCTGTTCTCCTGGGGACTGTTGTTGGAATCCACACGCAGCCATGTTTGTCGAGGCCTAACCCAAAGAgaacaggagaggagagaggc
Encoded proteins:
- the Gml gene encoding glycosyl-phosphatidylinositol-anchored molecule-like protein isoform X2, which gives rise to MMLPLFLLLFVGLPLVESHFTNVTKAVPAAWTFNVQCHECVAENTFDCPRLRTCLYDHRRCMTVAARVSPRLLLVYKNCTWNCTFVYAAEQPPETPRRVLPNQFYFANCCGGMSCNSGGPTNVERDFLPPQIIEEDFVAESAYLGKPKFFLSFASIIVSNTLT
- the Gml gene encoding glycosyl-phosphatidylinositol-anchored molecule-like protein isoform X1, producing MASRSKLLPYMMLPLFLLLFVGLPLVESHFTNVTKAVPAAWTFNVQCHECVAENTFDCPRLRTCLYDHRRCMTVAARVSPRLLLVYKNCTWNCTFVYAAEQPPETPRRVLPNQFYFANCCGGMSCNSGGPTNVERDFLPPQIIEEDFVAESAYLGKPKFFLSFASIIVSNTLT